Below is a genomic region from Microbulbifer sp. ALW1.
GACGGCAGCCAGCGCTCGAGGAAGGCGGTGATGTCCCGCTGCATATCTTCGGTTTCCTGGTGTGAGCGCAGGAATTCGGCCACTTCCGGATCCATGCCGGTCTTGTTGCGCAGCTCGGCGACCCAGTAGGGATTGGGCAGGCAGCGCAGGTCGAAGACCAGGTCCGCATCCACCGGTACCCCGTGCTTGAAGCCAAAGGACTGGAAGAGTATTGCCATACCCGGGGAGTCTTTGCCCACCACGCGGGATTTCACCTGGTCGCGCAACTGGTGCAGGCTGAGGCTGCTGGTGTCGATCACCAGGTCGGCCATGGCCGACAGCGGCGCGAGCAGTTCTTTCTCGTGGTTCAGGGCTTCCAGCAGGTGGGTACGGCTGTCGCTGAGGGGGTGCTTGCGGCGGGTTTCACTGAAGCGCTGTACCAGTATCGGTGAGCGGGCGTCCAGGTAGATGACATCGCAATCGATGCCGCTTTCCCGCAGATCTTCAATCACCTTGGGTGCCTGGCGCACATCGTGCCACAGATTGCGGGCATCGATACCGAGGGCCAACTGGGTGTTTTCCTGGGGCTGTTCCGACACCCGGCGAACCAGCTCAGGGAGCAGGCTGGCGGGGAGGTTGTCGATACAGTTGAAACCGACATCCTCCAGCAACTGCAGGGCGGAACTCTTTCCAGAGCCTGAGCGGCCGCTGATGATTACCAGTCGCATAGAACAAGCGCTCCTTGCTTTTGAATTCACTGCATGAGACCGCGCGATGCGGCTGCCGGGGCAACGATGGTCGAATGCCAGGACCTTAGTCCGGGTCGAGTGGCGTTATTATGCCGCGGCAGCGCTGTTGATGGCCAGCGCGTAGAGGTCGTCGCTGGTGGTGGCCTCACGCAGTTTTTCGCGCACACGGCTATCGCTGAACAGGGCGGCGATCTCGGCCAGGGTGTCCAGGTGTTCCTGGTCGGAGTCTTCCGGTACCAGCAGGGCAAACAGCAGGTCTACGGGCTGGCGGTCGATAGCATCGAAGTCGACTGCTGGCGATGTGGTGCAGAGGACGCCAATCGGGCGCTCGCAGCCGGGCAGGCGACAGTGGGGAATGGCCACGCCTTCACCGATGCCGGTGGAGCCCAGGCGCTCCCGGGCAACCAACTGGTTGAAGACGGTGTCGGAATCCAGATCGGGGTATTCTTCTGAGATCGCCTGGGCGATATTGAGCAGCAGCTTTTTTTTGCTGCTCCCCGCCAGGTGGCAAAGGCTTAGGCGGGGAGAGAGTAATGCTTCCAGTGTCATAACTTACTAATGATCTGGCGCAACCTGCCGGGCGTGAGCCCGCAAGTTGCCAGTTGTCTAACGGCTAGTGAAAACTACCGGTGACTGCGTAACTTTTCTTTGTGTTTCAGCAGCTGCCGGTCGAGTTTGTCGGACAGCGAGTCGATCGCTGCGTACATGTCCTCAGATTCCGAATCCGCAAAAATATCCTTGTTGCCGTTCACGTGAACCCGCGCCTCGGCTTTCTGGATAAGTTTGTCGACGGACAGAGTGACCTGGGCGTTGGTGATCAGGTCATTGTGGCGGGAGAGCTTGTCCAGTTTGGTCAGGCAGTAATCGCGAATGGCCGGAGTAACGTCTACATGGTGGCCACTGATATTGATCTGCATGGAAATCTCCTCAAAGGGTACAACACAATCCGGTGGCACCCCCGCACAGGGCGGCAACCCTACTAGGAAGTGCGCCAGAATGGAAGGATACACTCAATGTCTGGCCATTGGTTGTCCAGAAACTGACCGGGAGAGGGGTGTGGCGCCACCAGTTGGTGACTGGACTGGTTAGACCAGTCGCTTTCGCTCGCTGGAGGAGGGGATTCCCATGGATTCGCGGTATTTGGCTACGGTGCGGCGGGCCACCTTGATGCCCTGGGCATCCAGCTCCTGGGTGATCTTGTTGTCCGACAGTGGCTTGCGTGGCTGCTCCGCATCCACCAGCTTGCGAATCAGAGCGCGAATGGCGGTGGAGGAGGCGTCCTCGCCGGAGTCGGTGCTCACATGGCTGGAGAAGAAATACTTGAGTTCGAACACACCGCGCGGCGTAAGCATGTATTTTTGCGTGGTGACCCGGGAAATGGTGGATTCGTGCATGCCGATGGTTTCGGCAATATTTGCCAGCACCATGGGTTTCATGGCTTCCGGGCCCTGCTCGAAAAACCCCCGCTGTTTCTCCACGATACAGCTGGCGACCTTCAGCAGGGTTTCATGGCGGCTCTGCAGGCTTTTCAGGAACCAGCGTGCCTCCTGCAGATTGTCGCGCAGGTAGTTATTTTCATTGGAGTTGTCCGCGCGCTTGATCAGCGCCGCGTATGTGTCGTTGATACGCAGTTTGGGGGTGGTTTCCGGGTTCAGTTCCACCACCCAGCGCTGTTCCCGGCGGCTGACGATCACATCCGGCACCACGTATTGCGGCTCTTCGCCGCCGAAGGCTTCACCCGGGTAAGGCGTGAGCGTCTGGATCAGGCGCATCACCTCGCCCAGCTGTGTCTCGCTGAGGCGGGTGCGGCGGCTGAGCTGGCGGAAGTCCCGCTTGCCCAGCAAGTCCAGGTGTTGGCCGACAATCGCCTGCGCCTGGGCCAGCCAGGGCGTCTGCTCGGGGAGTTGGCGCAATTGCAACAGCAGGCTCTCGCGCAGGTCCCGTGCGCCACATCCGACCGGTTCCAGATGCTGGATGGTTTTCAGTACTGCCAGAACTTCATCGGTTTCCACGTCCAGCGCTGCGGCCAGCTCGTCCAGGTCGGCATCCAGAAAACCGTTGGGGGCAATGGCGTCGATCAGGGCTTCGCCGATCAGCTTGTCGCCATCGGTCAGGGGAGTGAGGTTAAGTTGCCACAGCAGGTGATCCTGCAGGCTCTCCGAGACCGCGTTGCGTTGCTCCAGCGCATACTCTTCTGCGTCGCCGCCGCTGTAGCTGCTGTTGGTGTAAATGTCGTCCCAGCGGGTGTCGACGGGCAGGTCGTCGGGAATTTCCCCGTTCCAGTCGCCGTCCACACCGGCCTCGGCCTGCGCTTCGCGGACGCTGTCGGCGTTGGCGGCTTCGCGCTCCTGGCGCTCGGAGGTGGCGGGGGTGTTCTGTTCCTGGGGGGCTTCACCGGCGTGCTCTTCGAAATCGGACTCCAGCAGCGGATTGCTATCCAGGGCGGACTGGATTTC
It encodes:
- the rapZ gene encoding RNase adapter RapZ is translated as MRLVIISGRSGSGKSSALQLLEDVGFNCIDNLPASLLPELVRRVSEQPQENTQLALGIDARNLWHDVRQAPKVIEDLRESGIDCDVIYLDARSPILVQRFSETRRKHPLSDSRTHLLEALNHEKELLAPLSAMADLVIDTSSLSLHQLRDQVKSRVVGKDSPGMAILFQSFGFKHGVPVDADLVFDLRCLPNPYWVAELRNKTGMDPEVAEFLRSHQETEDMQRDITAFLERWLPSYQQSNRSYTSVSIGCTGGRHRSVYMVEQLAKHFSSEFKNIQIRHREQQKHA
- the ptsN gene encoding PTS IIA-like nitrogen regulatory protein PtsN, whose amino-acid sequence is MTLEALLSPRLSLCHLAGSSKKKLLLNIAQAISEEYPDLDSDTVFNQLVARERLGSTGIGEGVAIPHCRLPGCERPIGVLCTTSPAVDFDAIDRQPVDLLFALLVPEDSDQEHLDTLAEIAALFSDSRVREKLREATTSDDLYALAINSAAAA
- the hpf gene encoding ribosome hibernation-promoting factor, HPF/YfiA family, whose translation is MQINISGHHVDVTPAIRDYCLTKLDKLSRHNDLITNAQVTLSVDKLIQKAEARVHVNGNKDIFADSESEDMYAAIDSLSDKLDRQLLKHKEKLRSHR
- a CDS encoding RNA polymerase factor sigma-54, with amino-acid sequence MKQSLQLKLGTQLTMTPQLQQAIRLLQLSTLDLQQEIQSALDSNPLLESDFEEHAGEAPQEQNTPATSERQEREAANADSVREAQAEAGVDGDWNGEIPDDLPVDTRWDDIYTNSSYSGGDAEEYALEQRNAVSESLQDHLLWQLNLTPLTDGDKLIGEALIDAIAPNGFLDADLDELAAALDVETDEVLAVLKTIQHLEPVGCGARDLRESLLLQLRQLPEQTPWLAQAQAIVGQHLDLLGKRDFRQLSRRTRLSETQLGEVMRLIQTLTPYPGEAFGGEEPQYVVPDVIVSRREQRWVVELNPETTPKLRINDTYAALIKRADNSNENNYLRDNLQEARWFLKSLQSRHETLLKVASCIVEKQRGFFEQGPEAMKPMVLANIAETIGMHESTISRVTTQKYMLTPRGVFELKYFFSSHVSTDSGEDASSTAIRALIRKLVDAEQPRKPLSDNKITQELDAQGIKVARRTVAKYRESMGIPSSSERKRLV